Proteins from a genomic interval of Candidatus Yanofskybacteria bacterium:
- a CDS encoding DUF262 domain-containing protein: MQKYTVNQYFVSNILNWVQEKEIAIPEIQRPFVWDSTKVRDLMDSLYRGYPIGYIIAWKNPDVRLKDGSISNGKKVLIDGQQRITALRAAILGQNIINKDYKEERIYIAFHPIIEEFATLTPAIKKDKAWIADISKLMSKDGGLFKDVTDYCDKNLDVNRELIEKNIEKLLQIKSKQVGFIELDAGLDIETVTEIFIRINSKGVVLSQADFAMSKIASYDKEDNFGVNLRKCVDYFCHLAREPQFYKHITENDAEFNKTVYLSKLAWLKDENDDLYDPDYSDVLRVSFTKQFERGKMADLVGLLSGRNFETRSFEQDIMDASFQKLRDAVLDFVNETNFKRFVMIIKSCGFISNDLINSQNALNFAYILYLKLRDKSVDPSLIEKYVQRWFVMSILTGRYSGSPESQFDSDIKQISNGDAGEILKSIEEAQLSDAFWNAQLIQELDKASISNPFLNLFFAAQVKNNDRGFLSTDITVGNMISHRGDIHHLFPKEYLKKAGGLSRGDYNQIGNFTYAQSEINIKVGKKSPKEYMAEVMKQTEGGKLKYGGITDKKDLAENLKQNCIPDGFQNMELGDYERFLKERRKLMAKKIRGYYENL, encoded by the coding sequence ATGCAAAAATACACAGTCAATCAATACTTTGTGAGCAATATCCTGAATTGGGTTCAGGAAAAGGAAATCGCTATACCGGAAATCCAGCGTCCGTTTGTTTGGGATTCGACAAAGGTGCGCGATCTGATGGATTCGCTTTATCGTGGCTATCCGATCGGCTATATCATTGCATGGAAAAACCCCGATGTTCGTCTTAAAGATGGCTCCATTTCCAACGGCAAAAAGGTCTTGATTGACGGACAGCAACGCATTACCGCTCTCCGTGCGGCAATTCTCGGTCAAAACATTATCAATAAAGATTATAAGGAGGAACGGATCTATATTGCATTTCACCCCATCATAGAAGAATTTGCCACACTCACACCGGCAATAAAAAAGGACAAGGCGTGGATAGCTGACATCTCAAAACTTATGAGTAAGGACGGCGGCTTATTCAAAGATGTAACTGACTATTGCGACAAAAATCTTGACGTAAATCGTGAACTCATTGAAAAGAACATTGAGAAGTTATTACAGATCAAAAGCAAGCAGGTTGGTTTTATTGAACTTGATGCCGGTTTAGATATTGAAACGGTTACCGAGATTTTTATCCGTATCAATTCCAAAGGTGTTGTATTAAGCCAAGCTGACTTTGCCATGTCGAAGATAGCTTCTTATGACAAGGAGGATAATTTCGGCGTTAATTTAAGAAAGTGTGTCGACTATTTTTGCCATCTTGCGCGCGAGCCGCAGTTTTACAAACACATAACTGAAAATGATGCAGAGTTTAACAAAACTGTTTACCTTTCAAAACTTGCATGGCTTAAAGATGAAAATGACGACCTCTACGATCCGGATTATTCCGATGTGTTGCGTGTGAGTTTCACCAAACAATTTGAACGAGGCAAGATGGCGGATCTTGTCGGACTGCTTTCGGGGCGTAACTTTGAAACACGCAGTTTTGAGCAAGACATAATGGATGCGTCTTTCCAAAAACTCCGTGATGCGGTACTGGATTTTGTAAATGAAACAAACTTCAAGCGGTTTGTAATGATCATCAAATCCTGCGGCTTTATAAGCAACGACCTTATCAATTCGCAAAACGCTCTTAACTTTGCCTATATTTTATATCTCAAGCTGCGCGATAAGAGTGTCGATCCAAGCTTGATCGAAAAGTATGTCCAACGCTGGTTTGTGATGTCTATCCTCACCGGACGTTATTCCGGATCACCGGAAAGCCAATTTGATTCGGATATTAAGCAGATTTCCAATGGCGATGCTGGCGAGATTTTGAAATCAATCGAAGAAGCGCAACTCTCCGATGCTTTTTGGAACGCGCAGCTTATTCAGGAACTCGATAAGGCGAGCATCAGCAATCCATTTCTCAATCTTTTTTTTGCGGCACAGGTTAAAAATAACGACAGGGGCTTTCTTTCAACCGACATTACCGTTGGTAATATGATCAGTCATCGCGGCGACATCCATCATCTCTTTCCAAAGGAATACCTGAAGAAAGCAGGCGGCTTAAGTAGGGGCGATTACAACCAGATTGGCAACTTTACTTATGCTCAATCTGAAATAAATATCAAAGTCGGCAAAAAATCTCCCAAAGAGTACATGGCTGAAGTAATGAAACAAACCGAAGGAGGCAAGCTCAAGTATGGCGGCATAACCGATAAAAAAGATCTCGCCGAGAACCTAAAACAGAATTGCATACCGGATGGCTTTCAGAATATGGAGCTTGGGGATTACGAAAGGTTTTTGAAGGAACGCCGCAAACTCATGGCGAAAAAGATCAGGGGGTATTACGAGAATTTATAG
- a CDS encoding helix-turn-helix domain-containing protein produces the protein MTKKKFLTLREAAKYLRVSERSLYRYISSGRLKATKVGYWRISESDLEAFIRSRSNIKKPKK, from the coding sequence ATGACCAAAAAGAAATTTCTTACATTACGTGAAGCGGCAAAGTATTTGCGAGTTAGCGAGCGATCCTTGTATCGCTATATTTCGAGTGGGCGGCTCAAGGCGACCAAAGTCGGCTATTGGCGGATCAGCGAGAGCGATCTCGAGGCGTTTATTCGTTCTCGATCGAATATCAAGAAACCAAAAAAGTAA